DNA from Candidatus Methylomirabilota bacterium:
AACCTACAACCTGCCGCGAGGATACCGGCCCCGCGCGCGCCTGTCAAGGAATATTCAGCACCGGTACCGTGATGGGCGCCGAGCCGTTCTTCGTCCCCAGCCAGCCCGGGATGGCCATGGAGAAGCGTCCCGCCGTCCCCCCCGCCACCACCACGTGGATCTCGTCGACGGAAGGGAATTTCGGGATGAGCTCATTCGGGTCCGGCTCGCCGCCCTTGGCGAATCGAAGATTGGTGCCCTCGCCATTGTCGGGATCGGGGATGAGGGTCCGATAGGGCGCGCGTACCGTCTCGAAGAGATGGCGCTTGAGATCGGCCTTGCTCCATCCGTCATCGGCCAAGGTGCGCGCGTGCTCGGGGCCGACGGCGAGCATGGTGTGCGAGTAGAGGGGAAAGTGCTTGATGTTCCACAGGCCGCTCATGGACCAGCCGAGGGAGCCCGCGAGGCTTCGCGCGGTGCGGCTCGCGTGATCCGAGATCCCGTGCGGCGCTTCTCCCGCGAAGACGGTGACGGCGCTCTCGCCGCGGGCGAGGCCTCGCTCGACATGATACGGGGGCCAGGGGCTCGCCTCTTCGTGTTCGCCGATGCAGTAGGTGTAGCGTCCGGGGTGGCCGAAGGTGGACATGGATGTCTCGCCAGGCTTGGCCCCCCCGACATTGATCATGACCAGGCGGAGGGCCCGGCCTATGGTCGCGTTGGCGCGGTAGCCGGGGCCGAACACCCCGAAGGAGCAATTGAGTCCGATCCGCTCGCGGATCGGCCCGTTCACGACGATGAGGGGCGCCGAGAAGTGGGTGGAGGTGGACATGCCGTGCAGATTGAAGGCGGGATCGCACGCGGCCGCCACGGCCGCCAGCACGACGGGAAAGTACTCAGGCCGGCAGCCCGCCATCACGGCGTTGGTGGCGACCTTCTCCACGGTGGCGCGGCCGTAGTTCGGCGGGACTTCGCCGACGAGATCTTCGCGGGCGCGTGTCGTACCCGCCAGCATCCGATCGACGCGCTCGCGCGTGGGCGGGATGACGGGCAGGCCATCTGTCACGCCCTTGTCGAACCACCTCTCGAACTCGTCCATGTCGGGCGTCATCTGGATTGTCGTGCGGATGCGGGCCGCGCCATCGTGACACACTTCGCGAGGCCACGCGAGACGGGTGCTCGGCCTGCCCTCGAACGCGCAGGCGGCGCGGGCCAAACTCAAGTAGCCGAAAAGATTGAGGGCTTTCAAGGAGCTCGACTCGATCCCATCCGGGTCGGGCCTGATGCTCGCCATCCTCTTGGAAACATGCGGTAATCTTGTCCTCGTCAACTCGGAAGTGCTAGACTCGCGAAGAGGTCGTTTCATATCGAATCGGAGCAACCAGATGGGAGCGCACCCATGCTACTGAGCTTCCTCGCCGGGCTTTTCTCCAATGACCTCGCCATCGACCTCGGAACGGCCAACACGCTGGTCTATGTCCGTGGCGAAGGGATCGTCATGAACGAGCCCTCCATCGTGGCCATCCACTCGTCCGATCACTCCGTGCTGGCCGTCGGCCACGAAGCGAAGGCGATGATGGGACGCACCCCCGGAAACATCCAGGCCATCCGCCCGCTCAAGGACGGCGTCATCGCCGACTTCGACGTGACGGAGAAGATGCTCCACTATTTCATCAGCAAGGTGCACCGGCGCCGCACTCTCGTGCATCCGCGCATCGTGATCGGCGTGCCCTCCGGCATTACCCAGGTCGAGAAGCGAGCCGTGCGCGATTCGGCCATGCAGGCGGGGGCGCGCGAGGTGTACCTGATCGAGGAGCCGATGGCTGCGGCCATCGGGGCGGGGCTGCCCATCCAGGAGCCCGGCGGCAACATGATCGTGGACATGGGCGGAGGCACCACGGAAGTGGCGGTGATTTCCCTCTCCGGCATCGTCTACTCGAAGTCGGTGCGCATCGCCGGCGACGAGATGGACGAGGCCATCGTCCAGTACATCCGGAAGCACTACAACCTCCTCGTGGGCGAGCGTCGCGCGGAGGAGATCAAGATCAAGCTGGGCTCGGCCTATCCCATGGCGGGCGAGCGGGCCACCATGGAGGTCAAGGGTCGCGACCTCATCGACGGGATCCCCAAGACCATCGTGGTCACCGACGAGGAGATCCGGGAGGCGCTGCGGGAGCCTGTCATGGCCATCGTCGACACGGTGCGCACGTGCCTCGAACGGACACCGCCCGAGCTGGCGGCCGACATCGTGGACAAGGGCATCGTGCTGACGGGCGGGGGGGCGCTGCTGCGCGGGCTCGACCTTCTCCTGCGACAGGAAACGGACCTGCCGATCACCGTGGGCGACGAGCCGCTGTCCTGTGTCGCCCTCGGCACCGGCAAGGTCCTCGACGAGCTGGAGCTCCTCAAGAAGGTCGCGATCCCCGCGTAGCACGGCCGCGATCTCGCGGCGGCTACGGTTCGGTCGTGGGCCTGGGTGGCATCGTGTGAGATTTGGGAGATACTCGCTGCTCATCGCCGTCCTGCTGACGTCCCTCCTGCTGTTGACCGTGCAGACGAGGGGCGTGGGGCCGACCCGCGCGGGCGACCTCGTGGCCCTCGCCCTCACTCCCGTGCAGAACCTCCTCACCAAGGTTCACCGTGGCGCCCTCTCCGTCTGGACGGCCTATGCCGACTGGAAGGCGGTCCGCGCCGAGAACCTCTCCCTTCACGCCGAGAACGAACGCCTCCGCATCGAGGCGCTCCAGGCGCGCGAGACCGATCAGGAGAACCGTCGCCTACGGCGGCTCGCCACGCTCCGCGAGCGCCTGCCCCTGACCACCCTGGGCGGGGAGATCATCGGGCGAGAAGGCGGCGGTTGGGCGCGTTCCCTCACCGTAAATCGCGGCCGCGCCGACGGCGTCGCCCAGCAGATGCCCGTGATCGTCCCCGACGGCCTCGTGGGACGCGTCGTCCAGGTGCGGGCGGGGGCATCCGTCGTCCAGCTCCTCACTGATCCCACCTCGACGGTGGGGGCCGTCGTGCAGCGTACCCGCACCGCCGGTCTCGTCGAGGGAGAGCCGGGCGGAGGGCTGCGCTTCAAGTTCATGGCGCGTGATGGCGCCGGGGTGGCCGCGGGGGACCTCATCGTGACCTCGGGGCTGGGCACGCTGTTCCCGAAGGGCATCCCCGTGGGGCGGGTGACGGCCATCGAAGACAAGGGTTCGGCCCTCTTCCACTTTGCCGTGCTCGTGCCCGCCGTGGACTTTGCCCGTGTCGAGGAGGTGCTATTGCTCACCGGCCAGGCGAGCCATGACGTGGCCAGTCTGTTCACCCCGGACGGCTAGCCGGTGCGCCTCTCTCTCCTGTTGATGACCTTCGGCGGTACCCTGGCGCAGTCGAGTGTGGTGCCCTCGCTGGCCGTGGTCGGCGTCACCCCCGACCTGCCGCTCATCCTGACCGCCCTCCTGGCTCTCAGACGCGGCCCCGAGGCGGCCTGCCTCGTGGGCTTCGCCCTGGGGCTTCTCCAGGATGCGGCGGGAGGCGGCCTCATCGGAGTGCAGGCGGCCACGCTCGCCCTGACGGGCTTTGCCATGGGCCTGCTGCCTGGCCGCATCTGGGTCGATCATCCGCTCGTGCAGGTGCCCGGGCTGGTTCTGCTCACCGTCGCCGAAGGGCTCCTGCGCTTCGGCTTGCTGCAGCTTTTCCACTTTCCGGCGGCCCTCGGCGACTTGCTGATGCATGTCATCCTGCCCCAGGCCCTGTACAACGGGTTCCTCGCCTCCGCCTTCCTCCTCGCCGTCGAGGCGGCCCACGCGCTTCGACGGTGGCAGCCGTGGATCTGAACACCGAGTCCGCGGCCAAGCGGGAGGCCTGGCGGCGGCGTGTCCTGGCCCTCGCCGCCGTGGTCGGCGTGGCCTTTGTCGGGCTCCTGGGCCAGCTCTGGTATCTCCAGGTTCTCGAGGGCGGCAAGCTCCAGGAGCTCTCCGATAGGAACCGGATCCGTATCCGCCCCGTGGCGGCGCCGCGCGGCATTCTCTTCGACCGGCGCGGTCTCGCCCTCGTGGACAATCGCCCCGCCTTCACCCTTTCGCTCATCCCGCGCGAGATGGAGGACCGCGGGACGGTCCTGGCCAGGCTCTCCGTGCTCCTCAAGATTCCGCTCCGGGAGCTGGAGGAGGGGCTCGAGCGCGTGCCCCCCGACTCCATCCGGCCCGTCCGGATGCGGCGAGGTCTCTCGCTCGACGAGGTGACTCGCGTCGAGGAGCTGAAGCTCGAGCTGCCGGGCGTGGTCATCGAGGTGGAACCGCAGCGGGTCTATCCCACGAGCACCTTCGCCGCGCACCTGCTCGGGTACGTGCGAGAGGTCAGCGACGAGCAGATGAAGCAGGGTCGCTACCGCCGCGGCGACATGATCGGCCAGTCGGGGCTGGAGCGGCTCCTCGACGAATACCTCCGCGGCCGGGACGGCGGCGAGCGCATCGAGGTCGACGCCCTGGGCCGCCAGGTGCAGGTCATGCGGCGAGAGGAGCCGAATCCGGGCGCCCAGGTCATCACCACCGTGGATCGGCGCATCCAGGAAGCGGCCGAGCGCGCCATGGCCGGCAAGTCCGGCGCCGTGGTCGTCCTCGACCCGCGAAATGGCGACATCCTCGCCCTGACCTCGAGTCCGGCCTTCTCGCTCGATAGCTTCACGGGCAACCTCGACCGCGAGGAGTGGCTCAAGCTCGTGCGGGACCCCCTGACCCCGCTCATGAACCGCGCCTTGCAGAGCCAGTACGCGCCGGGCTCCGTCTTCAAGATCATGGTGGCGGCGGCGGGGCTGCAGGAAGGCACGCTCACGCCCATGGACCGCACGTACTGCAACGGCCAGTTCCACCTCGGCCAGTGGACCTTCAAGGACTGGAAGGAGGGCGGCCACGG
Protein-coding regions in this window:
- the mrdA gene encoding penicillin-binding protein 2, yielding MDLNTESAAKREAWRRRVLALAAVVGVAFVGLLGQLWYLQVLEGGKLQELSDRNRIRIRPVAAPRGILFDRRGLALVDNRPAFTLSLIPREMEDRGTVLARLSVLLKIPLRELEEGLERVPPDSIRPVRMRRGLSLDEVTRVEELKLELPGVVIEVEPQRVYPTSTFAAHLLGYVREVSDEQMKQGRYRRGDMIGQSGLERLLDEYLRGRDGGERIEVDALGRQVQVMRREEPNPGAQVITTVDRRIQEAAERAMAGKSGAVVVLDPRNGDILALTSSPAFSLDSFTGNLDREEWLKLVRDPLTPLMNRALQSQYAPGSVFKIMVAAAGLQEGTLTPMDRTYCNGQFHLGQWTFKDWKEGGHGHVDTRAALIHSCNIFFYQAGLKVGPEAIARYAQAFGLGTSTGVDLAGEKPGLVPFRTGKRRADGRPWQAGDTVNMSIGQGQLLVTPLQVARMMAAVANGGILWQPRLVQRVERVDGSTAYATSSKMTGHVDLSPVVLAFLRHALSGVVNEGGTGAAARIPGIEVAGKTGTAQSVAKSDSAKGQDHAWFASFAPAHDPEVVVVVLVERGGKGGQVAAPIAHQIYRAIFLEKVAMVTLGIDG
- a CDS encoding rod shape-determining protein, producing MLLSFLAGLFSNDLAIDLGTANTLVYVRGEGIVMNEPSIVAIHSSDHSVLAVGHEAKAMMGRTPGNIQAIRPLKDGVIADFDVTEKMLHYFISKVHRRRTLVHPRIVIGVPSGITQVEKRAVRDSAMQAGAREVYLIEEPMAAAIGAGLPIQEPGGNMIVDMGGGTTEVAVISLSGIVYSKSVRIAGDEMDEAIVQYIRKHYNLLVGERRAEEIKIKLGSAYPMAGERATMEVKGRDLIDGIPKTIVVTDEEIREALREPVMAIVDTVRTCLERTPPELAADIVDKGIVLTGGGALLRGLDLLLRQETDLPITVGDEPLSCVALGTGKVLDELELLKKVAIPA
- the mreC gene encoding rod shape-determining protein MreC → MRFGRYSLLIAVLLTSLLLLTVQTRGVGPTRAGDLVALALTPVQNLLTKVHRGALSVWTAYADWKAVRAENLSLHAENERLRIEALQARETDQENRRLRRLATLRERLPLTTLGGEIIGREGGGWARSLTVNRGRADGVAQQMPVIVPDGLVGRVVQVRAGASVVQLLTDPTSTVGAVVQRTRTAGLVEGEPGGGLRFKFMARDGAGVAAGDLIVTSGLGTLFPKGIPVGRVTAIEDKGSALFHFAVLVPAVDFARVEEVLLLTGQASHDVASLFTPDG
- the mreD gene encoding rod shape-determining protein MreD, whose protein sequence is MRLSLLLMTFGGTLAQSSVVPSLAVVGVTPDLPLILTALLALRRGPEAACLVGFALGLLQDAAGGGLIGVQAATLALTGFAMGLLPGRIWVDHPLVQVPGLVLLTVAEGLLRFGLLQLFHFPAALGDLLMHVILPQALYNGFLASAFLLAVEAAHALRRWQPWI